In Methylosinus sp. PW1, the sequence CGATCGGCCCCATGGGGCGGAAGCGATCGTGGCGCGCGAGCGTCGGCGCATAGAGCGCCGAGATCGAGCCGTCGAGGAAGAGCGCGTCTGGACATTTCAAACGCTCGCGAAAAAGCTGAGCGAAAGCATGAAATGTCACCGGCTGATTGGCGATGGCGAAGGCGACGACATGGCCGTCGCGCACGCCGACGCCATTGCGAATCTTCATCGACGTGCCGGTGTCGTGAATGCGCGGATTGATGCGTCCGCCGATGACGAGCATCGGCCCGGATTGCGTCGCATAGGCGGGATGCAGCCGCTCTTTCAGAAAGCGCTGCGTCTCGGCGACGCCGGCGCGCGCGCCCTCCACCCAGAAGATTCCATTGGGCTTCATATGGAAATTGCCGGCGCCGGAATTGGTGTTGGCGTTTTTCTCCACATGGCCGCCTTCGACATAGAGTCCGACAGGGCGGCGGCGCTCGTCATACATTCCCGCGTTCATCGCGAAGAGAAGCTTCTCGTTTCTTTGCGCGAGCGCGGCGTCGAGCGTCGAGAAGGAGCCATAGACCTCGTCTTTCGCATCGGCGAGGAAGAGGCGAATGGAATCGCTGCGCGTGTCGAAGACGCAGACAGTGTAGCTCGCGCCATCATCCTCAATGTCCTGGCAAGGATTGCGCGCCGCCGCGGCGGCGGGCGAGGCGAAGAGGAGGAGAGCGAGGCAGAGGAGGCGACGAAGCGGAATCATGCACCGATCATAGCATGACCGAGGCGCCGTCCGCAGCGTCAGCCGCGCGCATCGGGCGGCGTCGCCGCGCCGGGGCCGAGCGAGCGCTGCAAGATCACCGAATCCGTCCAGCGGCCGAATTTGAAGCCGACGCCGGAAAGATATCCGGCCTGCCGAAAGCCGATCGTCTCATGCAGTTTCAGCGACGCCTCATTGGAGGCGTCGACATAGCCGATCATCTGCCGAAAGCCCGCCGCCGCGCAGGAATCGACGAGCGCTTGCAGCAGCAGCCGGCCGACGCCGCGATGCAGATGGCGCGGATCGACATAGATCGAATGCTTGACGACGTAGCGATAGGCCGGCCGCTTGCGAAACGGCACGACATAGGCGTAGCCGAGGACGGCGCGCTCATGCTCGGCGACGAGATGCGGCAGCCGATGATTGCCCATATTCTTGCGTCGGCGCTTCAAATCCTCCTTCTGCGGCGGCTCGTAGAGCGGCGCCTCGGATGGATCGAGCCCTTTGCGCACATGCTGGAGATAGATCGCCAGCATGGCGTCGACATCCTCGTCACGCGAGGGGCACGACGATGGCCGCGCGTTCGGCGCTCGCTTCGATCATGCTCATTCCTGCACCACATAAGTGTAGAGCCGCATCTTCGCTTCGCCGTTCCACTGCTTGTAGAGGCCCTGTATCTCATAATCGAAGCCGGGGAAGAGATTGGCGCTGCGCTCGAACATGCGCAAATAGTCGAGCATGGGCCGCGCCTGCGCGCCCAGCCGCTCGCCCGGTACGATTGTCGCAATGCCCGGCGGATAGATGACGAAGAGCGTCGTCGCTATGCGGCCTTCGATCTCGTCGATCGGCAAGAAATCCACATCATTGCGCACGAGGCGGAGGTAGGCCTCGCGCGGCGTCATCGCCATTTCGGGGAGGTGCTCTTGCTGGAACTGCGCCTGCTGCAGAGCGCTGGCGTTCGCCTCCTTGAAGAAGCGATGCATGTCGGCGCAGAGATCGCGCAGCCGCACGCCCCTGTAGCGCGCGGCCCGGCGCGCGACAAATTCGGGAATGACATCCTGCAGCAGCGCATTGTCGTCATGCAGGCGCTTGAAGGCGACGAGCGAGGAAACGAGCGTTCCGGCCTTGCTGGATTCGACGCCCGGCGTCAGCAGGAAGAGCAGAGAGTTGAGGTCGTTCTTCTCCGGCACGATGCGGTTCTCGCGCAAATATTGCGCGACGATCGGCGCCGGTATTCCATGATCGGCATAGGCGCCGCTCTCGCGATCGAAGCCCGGCGTCAGCAGAGTGAGCTTGGCCGGATCGGTGATCGCGAAGCCCGGCGCCATATTGGAGAATCCATGCCAGCGCGCATCCGGCGCCAGCGCCCAGAAGTCGGGATTGCGCGCGAGCTGATCGGTGGAGACGCTCTCCCAGGGAACGCGATGCGCGCCGGATTCGCGCGCCGCGTCAGGTATCGACACCCAATCGGGCGCGAAAGGATCGAAGAACCAGCGCCGCGCCGGATCCTGCTCCTTGGCCTCGAACTCGCGCCGCACAGCGCGCAGCTTCTTGCGCAGCTCTATGCCGAGCCGAATCGTGTCGTCCCACAAGAGCTCGCCGGAGCGGCCTTTCATCATCTGCGCGCCGACATCCAGCGAGGCGAACAGCGGATAGAAGGGCGAGGTGGAGGCGTGCTGCATGAAGCCTTCGTTGAAGCGGCGATGTTCCACGCGCCGCCGCTGGCCCTTTATATGGCGATCGCGCACATGGATTTGCGAGGCCTGCGAGAAGCTGGCGAGCTGCTTGTGAGTCGATTGCGTCGCGACGATGCCGGGCGAGGCCTCGGTGAGATTCTTCAGCCCCATCGCATAGCGGCGCTCATAGAGCGGATGAAACTTCATGAAGCCGGCCCAGGCTTCGTCGAAGAGAATGTAATCGCACAAATGGCCGATCTTTTGGGCGATCCATTCGGCGTTGTGAATCGTGCCGTCATAAGTGCATTGCTCGACGACGGCGGCGCGGAATGGCCGCTCCTTGCGCCAGGCGTCCTTGTCCTTCACCAGCGGATTGGCGCGAATGCGCTCGCGCAATTTCTCCTCGTCGAAGGCCTCGTGATCGATCGGCCCGATGAGGCCATGCGCATTGCGCGTCGTCGGCAGAAAGATCGGCACGCCGCCGCCGAGCAGCAAGGCGCCATGATGCGCGGCCTTGTGATTATTGCGATCGAACAGCACGAGATCGCCCTCGGCGACCAGATTGGTGAGCACGACCTTATTGGAGGAGGATGTGCCGTTGAGCACGAAGTAAGTCTTCTCCGCGCCGAAGATTTCCGCCGCCGCCTTTTGCGCGGCGAGCGCCGGCCCTTCATGCGTCAACAGATCGCCGAGCTCGACGACGGAATTGTCGAGATCGTCGCGGAACACGGCCTCGCCCAAATGCTCCATGAAGATGCGGCCGATCGGGCTGCGGCTGTAGAAAATGCCGCCGTTATGGCCGGGGCAGGTCCATAGCTGATTGCCTTCCTCTGCGTAATCGACGAGCGCGCCGAAGAAGGGCGTCTTCAGCGTCTCCGCATATTGCTTCAGGCGCGAGACGAGATTTTTGGCGATGAACTCCGGCGTCTCCTCGGCGAGGAAGACATAGCCGTCGATGAAATCCAGCACCTCGACCGGAATATCCTCGAAACGCTTGCGGCGAATGAGCAGCACGATCGGCATTTCGAGGCCGCGCTTGCGCATGAGATCGATGAGCGAGGCGGTCTTGCCTTCGAGGCCCTTCTTGCCCCAATCGACGACGAGGCAGCCGATGGCGGCGTCGGTCTGCACGACGATCTCGGCGTCCTCCACGCGGCGCGCGCGCACGACTTGAAAGCCCATGCTCTCGATCGCCGCGATGATCTGATTGACGCGCAGCCCCTCGAGGTCATCGGCCTCGAAATTGGGCGCGGAGAAGAGGAATGTGAAGCGACGGGAGAAGTCCATTCAAATCGGCCTGTGGCGCTGGCGAGGAAGAAGAGGAGCCCCGCACTCACAGCCTTGTTCCATGACATAATCGTGACAGCGCGCGCCTGCCTGAAATTCCCGCATCCGCCGCACGCCGCCGAGACTTGCTGCCGAGACGACCGCGGCCTGAGCTATATAGCAGGTCTATATAGCGTGATGGGAAGGCGCTTCGGCCATGCGGATCGGCGTGTTCTGCACCTATGAGAACCCTGTTCGCGACTATAAGGCCTGCTTGGACGCGCAGACGTCTCGTGCGCCGCGCGGAGGAGGTCGGCTTCGAGGACGCGCTCGGCTCAGGGCGCGGCGTTCTCGGCGAGCAATCTCTGAATCGTCTCCAGCAGCCGCTCGACGTCGGCTGGCTTGCCGAGCTGCGCGCTGTTCTGCAGCGGGACGCGGATGGCGTCCTCATCCGCGGTGGCGCCGCTCAGCACGAGCGCGGGAAGGTCGCGATTGAGCAGCTCGCGCAGCCGCCGCACGACCAGCGGCCCCACCACGCCATTGGGCAGATGATAATCGATGATCACCATGTCCGGCCGGGCGCGGTCGCCGATGACGATCTTGGTCGCGGCGTCGCCGTCTGCGGCGGCCAGCACCTCATGGCCTTCTGCCGTCAGCAGCAGCTCGAGCGAGTCGAGCACATCGGCGTCGTCGTCGACGACCAGAATGACGCCCTTGCGCGACGGCCGCGCGCCGACGCCAAAGAGCGCGTCGCCGCAGCGTAGCGGTTCCGATCGCCCGTCGACGCCGCGCGAATCGTGGAGCGGCGTCTCGACCGCGCAGTGACGCGGCAGCCGAATGCGAAAGCATGTGCCGCGCAAATCATCCGATTCGAATTCGATCGCGCCGCCATGCGCCAGCACAATCTGCCGGCAGATGAACAGACCGAGGCCGAGACCACGCATGCGGTCGCTGCTGGCGAAGGGCTCGAACAGCGCGTCGCGCAGCGCGCTCGGCACGCCGCGTCCGCCATTGCAGACATGGATCACGACAAAGTCCGCCGCGCCGCCGTCGATCCGCAGCGAGACCGGCGCGCCGGGCGGGCTGTGCTCGACGGCGTTGCCGACGAGATTCGAAAGAAGCTGCAGAATGCGGTCGACGTCCCAGGCGCCGTCCATGTCGCCGTCGAAAGCGAGCCGCAACGTGCGCCCGCGTCCGCTGAACTCATCGGCGATCTGCTCGACGATGCGGCGGAAATTCGCCGCCGCGGGACGAATGGCGAGGCCGCCGCCCATTCTGATGCGCGTCAGATCGAGAATCTGCTCGATCATCCGCGTCATGCGGTCGCCGCTCTGGCGAATGAGCTGCAGCGCCTTGCGCAGATCATCGTCCTGCGCATTGCTCAGCGAGCGCTCCGCCGAGGTGAGTATGCTCTGCAGAGGATTGCGCAGATCATGCCCGAGAATGCCGACGAACATCTCGCGCGTGCGCTCCGCCTGCAGCAGCTGCTGGCGCTGGCGCTCCAGCGTCACGAAGACATCGACCTTGCTGCGTAGCACCTGCTCGTCGATCGGCTTGAACAGATAGTCGACGGCGCCGACCTCATATCCTTTGAACATGCGCGAGACGTCGGGCGAATGCGCGGTGACGAAGACGATCGGCACATAGCGCGTCTTCTCCACGCCGCGCATCAGCGTCGCCAGCTCGAATCCATCCATCTCTGGCATGTTCACATCGACGATGGCGAGCGCGATGCTGCGATCGAGGAGAATGTCGAGCGCGGCGCGGCCCGATTGCGCCGTGACGATGTCGAACTCGTCGCAACGCAGCAGCGCCTCCATCGCGATCAGATTCTCCGCGAAATCATCGACGATGAGAACGACCGGGAGCTTGGACGTGCGGCCCGAGTCGAAATCGGCCGTCGACGACCGCCGACGCCCGGACGGGTTCGAGGAGTTTTCGATGGCTCTCATCATTTCACCCGATAGATATGCTCGTCAGCAGAAAGAATCTCTAGAGAAGACGCATGACGCGAGAAGGCGAGCGATTCATTCGGCCCGAGGCCGATGAAGCCGCGCGCGCAGAGCGACTCGCGAAACAGGCCGATCGCGCGATCCTGCAGCGCTCGGTCGAAGTATATGAGCACGTTCCTGCAAGAGATGAGGTGCATTTCGGCGAAGGCGGCGTCGGTCGCGAGGCTGTGGTCGCAGAATAGGATGCGCTGCTTCAGAAAGGGCGCGATGGTCGCATAGGCGCCGCGCGCGACGAAATAGTCGGAGAGCGCCGCGCGCCCGCCGGAGTCGCGGTAATTCTCGGCGAAGCCGCCCATGCGGAAGAGCTCATAGGCGCCGGCTTGCGCGATCGCCATGCTCTCCTTGTCTATGTCGGTCGCATAGACGAGCGAGCGCTCGAGCAGCGCTTCCTCGTGTAGGAGAATGGCGATGGAATAGGCCTCCTCGCCGGTTCCGCAGCCCGCCACCCAGAAGCGCAGCGAAGGATAGGTGGCGAGATGCGGCGCGACCGTCTCACGCAGCCCGCGAAAATAGGCGGGATCGCGGAAGAGATCGCTCACCTGTATGGTGAGATGGCGCAGCGCTTCCGCGAATGCGTCCTCGTCGTGGACGATGCGATCCAGAAGGTCGGTGATCGTCGCGCATCGCAGCGCGATCTGCGCGCGCGCGACGCTGCGGCGCAGAGAGGAACGCGCATAGCCGCGAAAATCATGCTGATAGAGCCGGTATATTGCCTCCAGCAGGAGGTCCAGCTCGATCTCGGCTTTCTCATCGGAGTCGAGAAGGATCATTTCGGCATCCATACGCGGATCAATGACAAGAGCTTCTCGACGTCGATCGGCTTGGAGATATAATCATTGGCGCCGGCCGAAAGACATTGCGCGCGATCATCGGGCATGGCCTTGGCCGTGAGCGCGATGATCGGCAGAGCGGCCTTGTCCTCGCGGTCGCGGATCGCGCGCATGGCGGCGAGCCCATCCATCTCCGGCATCATCAGATCCATCAGCACGAGATCGATCGTCGGATCGCGATCGATGCGCTCCAGCGCCTCCCGGCCATTGCGGGCGATCTGCACCGTCACGCCCTCACGCTCGAGCACGGCCGTCAGCGAGAATATATTGCGCACATCGTCCTCGACCAGCAGAACACGGCGTCCGTCGAGAACGCTGTCGCGGCTGCGCGCGATCTCGAGCATATGCTGCTGCTCGGGCGACAGCTTCGATTCCGCCTGATGCAGGAAAAGAGTGGTCTCCTCTATGAGCCGCTCCGGCGAGCGCGCGCCTTTGATGATGATGGATTTCGACAGGCGCCGAAGCTTCTGCTCCTCGTCCATGCTGAGCGAGCGCGCGGTGTAGACGATCACCGGCGGCGCGACGCGCGTCTCGTCGCGGCTCATGCGATCCAAAAGCTCGAAGCCGCTGACGCCGGGCAGCATGAGGTCGAGCACCACGCAATCGAAGCGGCGCGCGTCGATCTCGCGCGAGGCGTCCTCCGCCGTCGCGACCGCGACGATCTCGACGCCGGCGGAGGATAAGAGCTCCATGAGCGCCATGCGCTGCACGCCCTCGTCCTCGACGATCAGGATCGACTTCTTGTCGCGATCGAGCTGCTCCTCCAGCAGGCGAAAGGCGGAGACGAGCTGCTCGCGCTTGGCCGGCTTCAATATGTATCCGGCGGCGCCCATCTCGCGCGCCACTTTCTGATAATCATGCACCGAGACCACATGAATCGGCGCATGGCGGATCGCAGGGTCGCGCTTCAGCAGCTCGAGCACGGTGAGGCCCGACTGGTCCGGCAGGCCGATGTCGAGCAGCAGCGCCTCTGGACGGAAGCGCCGCGCCAGCGTCAGCGCGTCGCCGGCGGAGCCCGCGACAATGCATTTGAAGCCGAGCTCGCGCGCGAGATCGCGCAATATCTCCGCAAAGGCGGGATCATCCTCGACGATCAGCGCCACGCGACGCGAATCCGCGATCACGTCACGATCATCCGATATCGGCGCCGGCGCGGGCGTCACAGGCGCCGGCGGGGGCTCCTCGCGTCGCATGGCGGGCGCGGCCGCGCCATCGGCGCGCAGCGGCAGCAGCAGCGAAAATGCGCTGCCCTGTCCCGGCGTGCTGCGCACGCTGAGCGCGCCGCCCAGCAGCTCGGCGAACTCGCGCGAGATGGAGAGGCCGAGGCCGGTGCCGCCGAACTTGCGGTTGATGCCGCCATTGGCTTGGCGAAACACCTGGAAAATCGTCTCCTGCTGATCCGTCGCTATGCCGATCCCCGTATCTTCGACGATGAAGGCGATGCGCTGCGCGCTCTCGCGCCGCACGATGAGGCGCACGCCGCCGCGCTCGGTGAACTTCACCGCATTGGCGAGGAGATTTGAGAGAATCTGCTGCAGGCGCTGGCGATCGGTCTCGATCATATCCGGCGCGCCGGGCTCGATGGCGACGGAGAATTGCAGCCGCCGCTCCGCCGCGAGCGGCTCGAAGCGGCGCTCGAGATCGGCGAGCAGCGGCGAGATCGCGATCGGCGCCATGTCGAGCTCGATCTTGCCGGCCTCTATCTTGGAGAGATCGAGAATATCATTGATGAGCGCGAGCAGATCATTGCCGGCCGAATAGATGCTCTGCGCATATTTGATCTGCTCGGGCGCGAGATTGCCGTCACGATTGTCGACGAGCAGCTTGGCGAGGATGAGCGAGCTGTTGAGCGGCGTGCGCAGCTCATGCGACATATTGGCGAGAAATTCCGATTTGTAGCGGCTGGTGCGCTCCAGCTCCG encodes:
- a CDS encoding Orn/Lys/Arg decarboxylase N-terminal domain-containing protein; this translates as MDFSRRFTFLFSAPNFEADDLEGLRVNQIIAAIESMGFQVVRARRVEDAEIVVQTDAAIGCLVVDWGKKGLEGKTASLIDLMRKRGLEMPIVLLIRRKRFEDIPVEVLDFIDGYVFLAEETPEFIAKNLVSRLKQYAETLKTPFFGALVDYAEEGNQLWTCPGHNGGIFYSRSPIGRIFMEHLGEAVFRDDLDNSVVELGDLLTHEGPALAAQKAAAEIFGAEKTYFVLNGTSSSNKVVLTNLVAEGDLVLFDRNNHKAAHHGALLLGGGVPIFLPTTRNAHGLIGPIDHEAFDEEKLRERIRANPLVKDKDAWRKERPFRAAVVEQCTYDGTIHNAEWIAQKIGHLCDYILFDEAWAGFMKFHPLYERRYAMGLKNLTEASPGIVATQSTHKQLASFSQASQIHVRDRHIKGQRRRVEHRRFNEGFMQHASTSPFYPLFASLDVGAQMMKGRSGELLWDDTIRLGIELRKKLRAVRREFEAKEQDPARRWFFDPFAPDWVSIPDAARESGAHRVPWESVSTDQLARNPDFWALAPDARWHGFSNMAPGFAITDPAKLTLLTPGFDRESGAYADHGIPAPIVAQYLRENRIVPEKNDLNSLLFLLTPGVESSKAGTLVSSLVAFKRLHDDNALLQDVIPEFVARRAARYRGVRLRDLCADMHRFFKEANASALQQAQFQQEHLPEMAMTPREAYLRLVRNDVDFLPIDEIEGRIATTLFVIYPPGIATIVPGERLGAQARPMLDYLRMFERSANLFPGFDYEIQGLYKQWNGEAKMRLYTYVVQE
- a CDS encoding phosphodiester glycosidase family protein — protein: MIPLRRLLCLALLLFASPAAAAARNPCQDIEDDGASYTVCVFDTRSDSIRLFLADAKDEVYGSFSTLDAALAQRNEKLLFAMNAGMYDERRRPVGLYVEGGHVEKNANTNSGAGNFHMKPNGIFWVEGARAGVAETQRFLKERLHPAYATQSGPMLVIGGRINPRIHDTGTSMKIRNGVGVRDGHVVAFAIANQPVTFHAFAQLFRERLKCPDALFLDGSISALYAPTLARHDRFRPMGPIVGVVERTR
- a CDS encoding response regulator — protein: MSPGETSAAFLVDHDSLRASHGLDESTFADVRFVGETLSARVPELIEDFYAWLRGFSDFARFFADPRMLQRVKAQQNEYWTDFLAANVDDAYVERRRVIGRTHARIELGLLIYLLAMEFVSAWLRRAIENDERLRARATAALSVRKLIAFDSAVVVDTYGALTAQNLEDHRERLHHVASVMRAVTEGDLERHIDLAGPGDILGLSLNDLVDSLRGVAREMETIAGGDYSAQPSPRSDKDQLGKSLQAMTRALREAAERNDRQMWLAEQETALAQAMSGNPTMRELAQRVLALLCRALSAQVGAQYVAEDGGATLRLAGAYAAASGMRDHWRLGEGLVGQVALDKRRIIVTDIPEDGLAIHWGLGQTPPRHLLIFPLLHEGETRGVIELGALQPFCERRLAILDFVSSGVGQAISSAEARGRIEQLLEESRAQGEELTAQQEELRQVNDTLEEHTRALELQKENLLATETALRQKATELERTSRYKSEFLANMSHELRTPLNSSLILAKLLVDNRDGNLAPEQIKYAQSIYSAGNDLLALINDILDLSKIEAGKIELDMAPIAISPLLADLERRFEPLAAERRLQFSVAIEPGAPDMIETDRQRLQQILSNLLANAVKFTERGGVRLIVRRESAQRIAFIVEDTGIGIATDQQETIFQVFRQANGGINRKFGGTGLGLSISREFAELLGGALSVRSTPGQGSAFSLLLPLRADGAAAPAMRREEPPPAPVTPAPAPISDDRDVIADSRRVALIVEDDPAFAEILRDLARELGFKCIVAGSAGDALTLARRFRPEALLLDIGLPDQSGLTVLELLKRDPAIRHAPIHVVSVHDYQKVAREMGAAGYILKPAKREQLVSAFRLLEEQLDRDKKSILIVEDEGVQRMALMELLSSAGVEIVAVATAEDASREIDARRFDCVVLDLMLPGVSGFELLDRMSRDETRVAPPVIVYTARSLSMDEEQKLRRLSKSIIIKGARSPERLIEETTLFLHQAESKLSPEQQHMLEIARSRDSVLDGRRVLLVEDDVRNIFSLTAVLEREGVTVQIARNGREALERIDRDPTIDLVLMDLMMPEMDGLAAMRAIRDREDKAALPIIALTAKAMPDDRAQCLSAGANDYISKPIDVEKLLSLIRVWMPK
- a CDS encoding response regulator; translated protein: MRAIENSSNPSGRRRSSTADFDSGRTSKLPVVLIVDDFAENLIAMEALLRCDEFDIVTAQSGRAALDILLDRSIALAIVDVNMPEMDGFELATLMRGVEKTRYVPIVFVTAHSPDVSRMFKGYEVGAVDYLFKPIDEQVLRSKVDVFVTLERQRQQLLQAERTREMFVGILGHDLRNPLQSILTSAERSLSNAQDDDLRKALQLIRQSGDRMTRMIEQILDLTRIRMGGGLAIRPAAANFRRIVEQIADEFSGRGRTLRLAFDGDMDGAWDVDRILQLLSNLVGNAVEHSPPGAPVSLRIDGGAADFVVIHVCNGGRGVPSALRDALFEPFASSDRMRGLGLGLFICRQIVLAHGGAIEFESDDLRGTCFRIRLPRHCAVETPLHDSRGVDGRSEPLRCGDALFGVGARPSRKGVILVVDDDADVLDSLELLLTAEGHEVLAAADGDAATKIVIGDRARPDMVIIDYHLPNGVVGPLVVRRLRELLNRDLPALVLSGATADEDAIRVPLQNSAQLGKPADVERLLETIQRLLAENAAP
- a CDS encoding protein-glutamate O-methyltransferase CheR, whose amino-acid sequence is MILLDSDEKAEIELDLLLEAIYRLYQHDFRGYARSSLRRSVARAQIALRCATITDLLDRIVHDEDAFAEALRHLTIQVSDLFRDPAYFRGLRETVAPHLATYPSLRFWVAGCGTGEEAYSIAILLHEEALLERSLVYATDIDKESMAIAQAGAYELFRMGGFAENYRDSGGRAALSDYFVARGAYATIAPFLKQRILFCDHSLATDAAFAEMHLISCRNVLIYFDRALQDRAIGLFRESLCARGFIGLGPNESLAFSRHASSLEILSADEHIYRVK
- a CDS encoding GNAT family N-acetyltransferase, which translates into the protein MLAIYLQHVRKGLDPSEAPLYEPPQKEDLKRRRKNMGNHRLPHLVAEHERAVLGYAYVVPFRKRPAYRYVVKHSIYVDPRHLHRGVGRLLLQALVDSCAAAGFRQMIGYVDASNEASLKLHETIGFRQAGYLSGVGFKFGRWTDSVILQRSLGPGAATPPDARG